aactctcaacaaactactaactaataaccttcctagataatctcaactaatctcctaaataatctcaactaatcttttaatcttatctctaactatccttatctaatccccttggagggcccatggctgctgctACCGCAGCCCCTCCATGGGCCTTCTTAGGCCCTGACAAGCCCTTAGTAGGATATAACCCCTTGTAAATGTTTTTCCTCATGCATTAGCCACTGCATATCAGAAGATGACATGTACCTGTGCAGCACGAGCGGAAAGCACACCATAAGCACCTGCCAGTCCATTTCCAAGGGGGTTATTATAAGCATCTGCCAATCCCTTTCCACGTGGATTATAAGCTCCCACCAGTCCATATCCAAGTGGGGCATAACTTGGGAGTAACGGGCCTCCTTTTGCAGTAGGTGTTGATACAGTACTATCCTTCTTATCAGCAGGAGGTTTCGCAAGTGAACAATCCAGCAGCTGACCTGTTGGTGGCAAGAAATGACCTTTCAGGTATATGAAGGATGATATAAAAATTGGCTATCTGCAGAAGGATGTTAGAGAAGGAAACTCACCATCGAGTTCATATCTCTCAGTGTTCTTCAGAGCCTTCATAGCCATGTACCGCTCCTTAAAATGAACAAAACCGTACCGATTTTCATGCCCAGATTTTGCAGGTGGAACAACAACTTTTGTAATTTCTCCAACATGCTCaaacagctttttcagctgctctTGAGTAACAGTCTTGGGGAGGTTTTTGACATATAGAGATTTAACCTAAAGACAAATACGCACATCCATATAAAGTAACATAATACAAGAAACATAAAAGGTAGCATTGTGTCATGTAGTGCTCAAAGGAACCTGTGCAGTAGATGTAGCTTCATTGGCATTCTTAGGATCTGCCCAGCTGACAGTAGGAGCATTCGTATCTAGTTTGAATTCTGGGGTAGACATCTTCTGcttagcatactctgcacatgcCTGGTTGTAGTATTCAATAAAGCCATAACCCTTATTGCGATCTAAGCCTGGCGCCTAAATACATTGAGAGTAAAACAACTGTAATGATGCACACTGAAGTTGTTGAACAAAATCGTAGTATCTATTCATACCTTCATGAGTTCAACTTTTAAAACTCCAGGACCAACTTCTTCCACTGCAGTTTTGAAATCATCATGTGTCCAGTCATGGGGTACATTCCCAATAAATAGCCTGTTCTTAGCCTGGGAGGGAGAAACTTTTATCTTCTTTCCCTGTGAAAAGAACAAAAACAATAGCGTCTAGTTAGTATTGAAGTGCAAAGATATACAAATTAATCAGGTGTCACAAAGAACCAGGAAGTACTACAATGTACTCATGTTCTTGGGTAGCAAAACTAGGTCTGGACAATATAGACACCACCACCAAAgattttagtcccaagcaagctGGGCTAGGTTTAGCTAAAATAGAATCGAAAATATTTTAGAAAGATCCCTTGATAAAGGAAAACATAATCTTCAACCACCCTCAGTTCTGGTTACTGGAGCATACCTGAACACAGGGGTTTGCAACAGTCACGAGGTATTGTATTTTAAACTTGGCAGTGGAACTGCTGCAAACTTTTTAAAATATTAAGAGGATGCAAGTGTAAATTACATAACTTCGTACTTTGCTAATTCTCAAACTGATTCCAAGGCCCTGCATTTTAAATTCAATATTGTTGCAAATCTGTTTAGGAAATTGCAAGAGAATCTTAGTGTAATAATATAACCTCAACAAACCTAAACATAAAATATATAAAAACCCGAATTTCAACTTAGTTTCCTTATTCTATCTTGGAAAGATATGTGCTATCAAATACTTGTTTTATCACATATACCCATTTTTTgtaaaaaaaacaatataaacaaacacaacaaatcactggcATGGAATAACTTGAAGATCAACTCTTGAGTTCAAGTGAAAAGAAACCTTTAGGTCTTTATTGCTCAAATTTTGGATGGCCTTTAAGGCCATCGCTTTAGTTCTGAAATTAATAAAAGCATAAGTCCTGTTATCCCCCTTTCCTCGCATTCGCACCTGCAGAAAAAAATGGGACTCTAAATTTGCAGATAAAAGAAATGCAAAAGCTAAACCAGAGAAAGATGCAGTACTTACTTCCACAACTTCTCCAACAGATTCAAATAGTTGTTTGAGATCTTCAGAAGATACATCAGAAGATATGCCCCCAACATAAACTTCAGCTCCATGAGGAGGAAGAGCAAGAAGCTCAGCATGCTTCTCTTTTTCATTCTCAACCTTCCCATCAGCATCCACCATTTTACTTTCATCATTAGCATCAATTTCATGCACACCTTCCATTtcttcatcctcctcatcctcatcctcctcctcctcctcctctaccTCTTCATACTCAACCTCCTCCTCAATTTCTTCATACTCAACTTCTTCCTCGTCATCTACCTCATCAGGATCATCAAACTCCAATTGGTCTTGTTTGACCAATTCAACTGATTTGGTTGGAGCAGCATTTCCTGTTCTCCTTGGCATCTTCCAAAGCTCAAAGTTCCAAGGAAACTTTGGAAAGAGCACAGGAACCAACAATATTGGGGGAAGCAAAGTGATAATGTATGGATGGAAAGAAAACAACAGAAACAGCTAGAACAAAAGATATATAATAATCTCAAACTGAATCCAGCCATGGGTATCCAAATGGAACCTCAAAGCAGGTGACTGTTAAGGGACAAATGCAGAGATAGAAGAATGCTCAGATGGACAGCGTGGAAGGTTTTCAAGAATATGATAGCACCGTCAACAAGAGTATGCAAAAGATGACAATCAAAGAAGATGCTATCTGAAGTACAATTGAACGGGTTGGTGCAATCACAAGGTATCAACATCCATTAATTGAATGGAAGGGAATAGAAAAGGGAGCagggaaaacaaaataaaaattAGAGAACAATATACATGTGTGAATCTTTAAAATAAAACCTGAATAGTAATGACTAAACATGAAAGAAAAGGTCACTCTATGGAGACATAATATAACAGGAAAATAACTTCATACAGCTGCAAGCTTGGCCCTAACATGAAAAAACATTAACTTGTTACCAGGTAGTTATTGTCTTAAAAATTTAATTACATGCATTCTGAAATAACTCATATTTGTACTTATTGTATCAAAATTGCAATTCCATGCATTCTGAAATAACTCATGTTTTACCAATAAGTAATTAAATATAGTAGTCCTCGATTCATATTATATTATGAACAGAAAACCTCAATTACCATGGCAGCATACAGTGTCCAAACTCTAGACTATTGTTGCTCCGCAGATAGAGCTGAAAGTTTAATTGTGTGATTATATCTAAACTATCTTGTCCATATACGTTAAAATCAATCTTATCGTTGCATAGAACAGAAGACAGGATCACAGGAATGATGAATTTATGGTATCCACCAGCAGATTACAATGGCATTGGCATTCTACAGGTATCAAGCTGGACCAAATATAGTTTTGATGAAAAACAGGATAGTTTTTTTGTAGTGACACAACCGAAAAATAATGTTGGTCAATGGAAGAGGGATATCTGGTCCGATATCCTAAAATTTTTTCAATTACGTAGGGAAGGGGTAGCAGGCCCAGCCCACCAGCCAGTCCATATATCCTACTTACGTACACAAACAAAAATAATTCAGGCAACTGTGGTTTTGGcaggacaagtttgtggtcgacGGGGGAAAAGTGAATCAATCCACTTTAGGGTTTCACAGTCGAGTAATCTAGTCACGGTTCTTAAAGCGGTAAGGCGAGACAAGGCGTTAGATCACCGCCTGGACCAAGGTTTTAAAGTCGGCTAGTCGACTCTAGTTGCCTAAGCACCGATAaggtgactaatcgcgattagtcgtcgATTAGCTCGATTAGTCGAGCCTAGTCGTCCTATAGTCGTCCATCTATAACAGGACCATATATATAACAGTATACTAGATTGCAAAAGGACAGAAGACTAGAGGAGGGATTACCAGAAGTGCTCATCTCTGTTTGAGCCTTTGAGGTCTGAACAGAGCAGGAGGGAGTGGAGGATGGTCTGAACTCTGAACAGAGCAGAAGGAAGCCTGGAGCAGAGATTGCCGCACCCTGGATGCTGGAGCAGGGACAGCTGCACGCTGGAGCAGGGACAGGTCACAGGTCGAAGCAGAGATGAGGGCGACGGGCCGGCAGTAGATGAGGGCGGCAGCGCTCAGCAGTCAGCAGTCCAGCTCCAACAAGCAGAtgagggcggcggcgctcggcagTCCAGCTCCAGCAAGCAGATGAGGGTGGCGGCGCTCAGAGCAGTCCAGCAACCAAATGAAGGCGGCGGCGCTCAGCTCCAGCTAGGGCAAAAGACTGTATAAGGGGCTAAGGGCAGCGACGCTCAGTTTCAGCTCCCATGATGGGCCGGCCCAAATGGAAAAGAGCAGATACCTGCTTCATCTGCTGGAGCCCAAAACAGAGAACCTAGTCGGACACAACCCTAATCGGACGACTAAtcgccgactaatcgcgattagtcggacgactaggTTTCTAGTCGCCCTAATCGCGTCGGTAGCCCTAATCGCCCTTACAGCAGCGATaagtccgactaatcgcgattagtcggacgactttaaAACCATGGCCTGGACACCTAGGCGACGCCTAAGGCAAGCAAGGTGGCGCCTTATCTATCTAAGAACCAGCGAGACAGCAGCACggagaggaagaaaaagaaaaagaaaagaaaataaagaaGGGAAGGGGTAGCAGGCCCAGCCCACCAGCCAGTCGATATATCCCCCTGTTACCCTCCTTGCCCCGGCGATTCAGCTGCCATCACTCGCAATGGAGCCGCCGCTGCCCCCGATTTGATTCGCCGTTGTCGCTCTGATTCAACGCCGCCCCTTCCCCTCCCTCTTGCTGGTTCTTCGCTAggtgcctggacgcctaggcgtcgcctttAAAACAGTGAATCTAGTAAATGCTAAAGAGCCACTGCCAGCCCTAACTGCTCCTGCTCCAACACAGCATGGTCATGCAAGAATAAAGACAGGAAGGAAGAGTATTGGAAGCTTTTACCGGGGGCCTGATGCCACAACCAGGATTTGAATCTTTTTTTTTGTGAGCGAATCTACAATCTAGGGTAAAGGAAGAATAAATGGAAGCTTTGACCAGGGACTTGATCGCACAACTAGGATTTTAATGTAGACaacatatctggtgcacatgaaagtttggtgcacatggtgcacatattcAATCAGCACCactcattttagatctaacgtctctagttgTTTGGTATATTTTGCTAAGGACACCCTTCGACGTGGTAGGGTGTAGTGGTGGaaggtgttatttgtaaattGCAATGATCAATCAGAGACGTTAGATCTAAGATGAatagtgatgatttaatatgtgcactaaactttcatgtgcaccagatatgtccTCTTTAATGTAGGGTAGTCCTACCCAATTCTACCATATGCGGCCCAGTATAATTCCATATTCACAATTGAGTATACAAGTACAATATTTTGCAATTTGGAATAATCGAAATTCAAGATTCGGTATTAAAGCATTTGATATTTATATTGATCAGAAGCACGATATTTTTCCACTATTGTTTCTGCATACCTCACCTCACAACCAACAGTAGCATAAAATGACATTGTAAGGATCTCAATTGACACGGTATGTTTCCACTATTGATTCTGCATACCTCAACTCTCAACAAACAATAGCATAAAATGACATTGTAAGGATCTCAATTGAAGTATTAAATGATGTATCTGATCATGGAAGTATGGCACCGTAGCTGAGTATCAATATGTGTAGCAATCTAGGCTGTCTAGCAGATATTTAGAAGAATTTAAGAATTGAGAGAGAATCCAGAGCGGTCTAATTGGAACTCACCAGCTACGGCTTGTGCGCGGCTGCAGTCCTGCAGATTGAAGAACAATTGTGCGTGCTGTGGTCCTGCGGACTGAAGAAGTGCAGTGTATCAGGTATTCAGGTCCGAGGTTGCCGGTGCGGCTCGAGGCGCCGCGGTCGGATAGGAGAATCTACAGGCGGCGGCGGATCCGGCCTGGCCGAAACCCTAGCAGGGTGCGGCGGCGGGCGGACGGACGGACGGCGGTTGCGGTGGGGGTGGACCGTTGGACACGGGATACCTAGAGTACGCAGGGGCGGAACCGTCGGCGGCGTGGGTAgtgggcgtgggcgtgggcgtgggcgtgggcgtgggcgtggCGAGCGGAGAGCCGGAGACCCCAGGCGCGACCGCTGAGTGGAGAGAGGCACGCAACGCGACGACCGCACATGACTATTGGGGCCTAGTTGGAGCCAGCTTCTTGTGGGCCTTAAGAGAAAACAGTGGGCCAAATCTAGGATAGTCCTAGTCCATCGGGTGTTTTGTTGTTTGGTTTAGACCTCGAGAAAGCTGTCTGGCGTGGGCAGCACTTCGAGCGTTCAAATTTAACTAGACGTGCCTTGCAACGGAAATATATaacaccagtatactacgataacttatatatataaTGTGTATTATAtcgttataagaaaatgtttcatactCAATTTTTTATTctgaccatacataaattttgttatttataatctatctgtttcaccactacattgcaatcatcagtatcatgcagacttcgatatatgtcacgatttgtatggtctcattattagaaagcacgttccacacataccggaagaaattcactcgtacatcgttagtcatcagacacgtacaaccatacgcttttgcttaaacaaaaagacaagtgtgtgtttgcgaagagaattaaagacaagccggcacaaaagctaccccaacgGTGGCGAGAATGATgaactggtcattgttgtcggtcctcctctgcgtcatctctggcgccaagatgacgccacagtcctcgatatagtagtcgtcgaacgcgcgcgacataccgagtactggtgactcttggctgggttgtaaaacgaagtgcaccccgggctcatcagcaaggtagtacccctggccgttgcaccaccggatgcgctactcctctacatacatcgtgttcgaggacactcatacaacgtcagcaacgaccatcgtcttagcgcacaagaattcatggccagtcagtagcgacttacgtggcaggttgggcttcaggtggacgatgagctggacgacgtgatggcgtcgtcgtcgaatgcggtgcccagaataacccgagagtcgccgacgttggcgacgaccatgaggtccccctgcttgacgatggacagcgcggagcAACCGCTCTGCACCACGTCTAAgtggcggctgcgccggagcttgtcgtacatagcgccacatgcggccacgtaggactgtttctagaggtcgaactggcagtcgccaagtttcttcttgtcgtcgatgagcggccccaacgcgagtgcctcctgctaatggtgtttgttcggggttttcaagtaagaaacatggattcatgtttggcgttggtttataaaaatgactcacaagtcagatccatggaaaaaatattatgaataataaatgtcacgcatgcaaaaaaaggaatttaagttgaaaacgttattcaaacaaaagaaattgcatgcaaggctcttctttaaatactactccctccatccaaaaatataattcaagaatctcagtGATACTGTATTTTTttaaattttagctaggcgtcggCTATACgagggaatgggaatgggctttgcggagagggggaatgagaatgatagatatagaatggtggcagaacatggGAATAGACTGTGCGTGGGGATGAGGGAATCAGaaaggcagaacacggaatggacAGAACAGGGAATGCCAGAACGCGGAATggcagactactattgcagccttaataagtagtagagatttaagCCCATAGGATTACTATTGTTTTCATTTGTACTTGAGTAAAGAGTATATAATACAAAAACTGATTTCTATTTATACTTGAGTATAAGTATATAACACAAAGATATGGGCAGGGGCCTTGCCACAAATGATATAGACAATAGACAACCATCAGATAATTGTTTCTCTGCTAACAGTGTTACACACGAGTCCAAAATATACTATTTGGAAGGTAGAATTGGTAAAATGCAGGGATAGGAAAAATAGAGGGATAGAGTTGCATGGCATTTGCAATCctataggaaattttctagaaggTTAGACTTCATGTTAGAAACCCTACAAAATCTCACTACAATATGTTATTCCATAGGAATTTTATAGGATTTCCTTCAAAAATCCTTTACTTTTCCTTTTCTTTGTTCCaaagtgtgacggaacctcccaagtaattaggcccacctacagtgtccttgtccaacggacttcagacaaccctgtaggtgcccctgaactacttgacaagttcggtatcttctttcttacctttccaggaacgtttcacccgtcttgcagacattacaaatcatcagagataaagaattgcggaagcgattacataacttacatttatttaaaaagtaagatcaggttgtttattacagaccagaaatataaaacgagtgctgagtagtattattacacataccaagggaggtaaaaactcctcccgatagttttaaacaaaagttctatatggaggaccaagtcctcccgtacttcagtcttgtttctcctccttaggaaccaccttggtatagaagcaacagaaatctgctacttcctcacctaaaaacaacgaagggataaaccctgagtatggaattactcagcaagtcttacccgactaaggaaaagactctcaagggtacgctggcttaagggagtcaaggtaaggcttttcaataatcaaagactctgttttgcagaaatgcttactaagtggatccttaaaatccaattttatttgtcaagttaagtacaattacctgcaactagagttctttctaccctagttcaatcactggtcctgcactagccaatttcttaacaaaaacccatcatctttagtggaatgctacgtgtaagtcagtgaccaagtcttcataaccgcgaaggtacgacgatccgaatcgattatactcagctgaggatctccaatcacacgacatatgtagcacttaacccttgcatatgtcaacccgccaccgggtttcttaagactagatcaggttcacgcaaaccgagagcacagatacaccaccgtccagcctcttgccacggagggtacacgctactctcgccaccgctccacgcccatttcgtgttatcttattctggccttagtccgcccgaggcaaagcttacccatgacgaggcatgtgaccagttaaagggtcctcggtcagcaggcctacatcgacaaggtccttaatcgactcagacggagacactacaccgagaccctctttctcgtgcaagtcacccgcccggtctcagcttaatcttttcaacccaaaaacttggtacctggcagaggtacatcttttccgatgttgaatccatcacggtcgtgatggattcaccatcaagttttatttttgaaaacaaccctcccactttgccaaacatcttttgtaaaacaaaaccttttgtttttctagagcaatactaagcatagtaaaacctttttgtaaaaacagggtttcaaggaaggtaatcaagttcaaggagggtaatgcaagaattgttttatcaatcaactcctatcacctaatgcagcaagcaagtgagaaagattttaaaaacatcaagggaggtgacaaatgcaccggggctt
This portion of the Zea mays cultivar B73 chromosome 2, Zm-B73-REFERENCE-NAM-5.0, whole genome shotgun sequence genome encodes:
- the LOC103647119 gene encoding heterogeneous nuclear ribonucleoprotein Q produces the protein MPRRTGNAAPTKSVELVKQDQLEFDDPDEVDDEEEVEYEEIEEEVEYEEVEEEEEEDEDEEDEEMEGVHEIDANDESKMVDADGKVENEKEKHAELLALPPHGAEVYVGGISSDVSSEDLKQLFESVGEVVEVRMRGKGDNRTYAFINFRTKAMALKAIQNLSNKDLKGKKIKVSPSQAKNRLFIGNVPHDWTHDDFKTAVEEVGPGVLKVELMKAPGLDRNKGYGFIEYYNQACAEYAKQKMSTPEFKLDTNAPTVSWADPKNANEATSTAQVKSLYVKNLPKTVTQEQLKKLFEHVGEITKVVVPPAKSGHENRYGFVHFKERYMAMKALKNTERYELDGQLLDCSLAKPPADKKDSTVSTPTAKGGPLLPSYAPLGYGLVGAYNPRGKGLADAYNNPLGNGLAGAYGVLSARAAQPMVYAPGAPPGSTMIPMVLPDGRLVYVPQAAGQQPVHATSPLPQQGGRRFGGSGSGGGGSSSSGGKRQRGDDHGSNSNNSRRGRHRPY